The following coding sequences lie in one Metopolophium dirhodum isolate CAU chromosome 5, ASM1992520v1, whole genome shotgun sequence genomic window:
- the LOC132945174 gene encoding 26S proteasome regulatory subunit 6B: protein MEEIGIVLPERDDSQDAKPTLPNLNNVEACLDSLDHYSRYKRLQRYLEFLTVQEEYIKDEQRNLKKEYLHAQEEVKRIQSVPLVIGQFLEAVDQNTGIVGSTTGSNYYVRILSTIDRELLKPSASVALHKHSNALVDVLPPEADSSISMLQADEKPDIQYADIGGMDMQKQEIREAVELPLTHFELYKQIGIDPPRGVLMYGPPGCGKTMLAKAVAHHTTAAFIRVVGSEFVQKYLGEGPRMVRDVFRLAKENSPAIIFIDEIDAIATKRFDAQTGADREVQRILLELLNQMDGFDQTTNVKVIMATNRADTLDPALLRPGRLDRKIEFPLPDRRQKRLVFSTITAKMNLSEEVDLEDYVARPDRISGADINAICQEAGMHAVRENRYIVLPKDFEKGYKNNIKKDESEHEFYK from the exons ATGGAAGAAATCGGTATTGTCTTGCCAGAAAGG gaTGATAGTCAGGATGCTAAACCTACACTTCCTAATTTGAATAATGTTGAGGCATGTTTAGACAGTTTGGACCATTATTCTAGAtacaaa CGCTTACAAAGGTATTTGGAATTTTTGACTGTACAAGAAGAATATATTAAAGATGAACaacgtaatttaaaaaaagaatacttACACGCACAAGAAGAAGTGAAACGTATTCAAAGTGTCCCACTTGTAATTGGTCAGTTTTTAGAAGCAGTTGACCAAAATACTGGTATTGTTGGAAGTACTACTGGATCAAActattatgtacgtatattgTCAACAATCGATCGGGAATTACTAAAACCATCTGCTAGTGTTGCATTGCATAAACATAGTAATGCTTTGGTCGATGTATTACCACCAGAAGCAGATTCTTCTATATCTATGCTACAGGCTG ATGAAAAGCCTGATATTCAATACGCTGATATTGGAGGTATGGATATGCAAAAACAAGAAATTCGAGAAGCTGTTGAATTGCCACTTACACATTTTGAGCTATATAAGCAAATTGGTATTGATCCACCACGTGGTGTCTTAATGTATGGACCACCCGGTTGTGGTAAAACTATGTTAGCTAAAGCTGTGGCTCACCATACTACTG ctGCTTTTATTCGTGTGGTTGGTTCAGAGTTTGTTCAAAAATACTTAGGAGAAGGACCACGTATGGTACGTGATGTTTTCCGTTTGGCTAAAGAAAATTCACctgctataatatttattgatgaaattGATGCGATTGCTACTAAACGTTTTGATGCACAAACTGGAGCTGATCGTGAAGTACAGCGAATATTACTTGAACTTCTTAATCAGATGGATGGTTTTGATCAAACAACTAATGTTAAAGTTATAATGGCTACCAATCGAGCTGATACTTTAGATCCAGCTTTATTGCGTCCTGGTCGTTTGGACCGAAAAATTGAGTTTCCATTGCCTGATCGTAGACAAAAGCGTTTAGTCTTTTCAACAATAACAGCCAAGATGAATCTCAGTGAAGAAGTTGATTTAGAAGATTATGTGGCCAGACCAGATAGGATTTCTGGAGCTGATATAAATGCAATTTGCCAagag gcTGGAATGCATGCTGTACGTGAAAATCGTTACATTGTATTACCTAAAGATTTTGAAAAaggatacaaaaataatatcaaaaaggATGAATCAGAACATGAATTCTACAAATAA